Proteins encoded by one window of Enterococcus saccharolyticus subsp. saccharolyticus:
- the fabF gene encoding beta-ketoacyl-ACP synthase II, with translation MKRVVITGYGTISSSGKNSEELWENMTQGKSGIQALTDSNFDDSPTKLGGVIKEYDIDAYLDKKESKKTDRFTHFAAISSLQALEQAQFKEADFDLNRCGVFIGTGIGGINSLIENQHILDAKGSRRVSPLVVPKMIANMAAGFVSIKTGFKGATMCPISACATGNQAIGEAFLNIKYGLSDAILAGGTEASITPLAYAGFSNMKAMSTNNEQPEQASRPFDKKRDGFVMSEGAGVLFLEEFEHAMKRGATILGEIVGYGMTSDAYHMTAPSSEGAIRAMRLALEMAQLAPNEVNYLNAHATSTGVGDIGETKAIKAVFGEYAKELPISATKSMTGHLLGAAGGIESIICLKALENNILPPTINLDEPDEECDLFYIPNEKIAKNTSIVMSNGFGFGGHNATLVMRKVK, from the coding sequence ATGAAAAGAGTAGTTATAACTGGTTATGGCACAATTTCATCTAGCGGGAAAAATTCTGAAGAATTATGGGAGAATATGACACAAGGCAAAAGTGGGATTCAGGCATTAACGGATTCAAACTTTGACGATTCGCCAACAAAACTAGGTGGCGTAATTAAAGAGTATGATATTGATGCGTATTTAGACAAAAAAGAAAGCAAGAAAACCGATCGCTTTACACATTTTGCAGCTATCAGTAGTCTACAAGCTTTAGAACAAGCACAATTTAAAGAAGCAGATTTTGACTTGAATCGTTGTGGTGTATTTATCGGTACAGGAATCGGTGGGATTAATTCTTTAATAGAAAATCAACATATTTTGGATGCAAAAGGGAGTCGTCGTGTCTCACCTTTAGTTGTTCCTAAAATGATTGCGAATATGGCAGCTGGGTTTGTTTCCATCAAAACAGGGTTTAAAGGAGCGACCATGTGTCCAATTTCTGCTTGTGCAACTGGTAATCAAGCTATTGGAGAAGCTTTTTTAAATATTAAATATGGCTTGAGCGATGCTATTTTGGCAGGAGGGACAGAAGCTTCGATTACACCGTTAGCGTATGCTGGTTTTAGTAATATGAAGGCAATGTCGACCAATAATGAGCAACCTGAACAAGCTTCGAGACCTTTTGATAAAAAAAGAGATGGTTTTGTTATGTCTGAAGGTGCCGGTGTTTTATTTTTAGAAGAATTCGAACATGCTATGAAACGTGGTGCAACCATTTTAGGAGAAATCGTCGGTTATGGCATGACTTCTGATGCGTATCATATGACTGCTCCGAGTTCAGAAGGAGCCATTCGCGCAATGCGTTTGGCATTGGAGATGGCACAACTAGCGCCTAATGAAGTTAATTATTTAAATGCACATGCAACAAGTACGGGTGTAGGTGATATTGGTGAAACCAAAGCAATTAAAGCAGTATTTGGTGAATACGCCAAAGAACTACCTATTAGCGCCACGAAATCCATGACGGGTCATTTATTGGGTGCAGCAGGCGGAATAGAATCAATCATTTGTTTGAAAGCATTAGAAAATAATATTTTACCACCAACGATTAATTTAGATGAACCTGATGAAGAATGTGATTTATTCTATATACCAAATGAAAAAATAGCTAAAA
- a CDS encoding TetR/AcrR family transcriptional regulator: MNKREEIIQLAISFIKKYSFQELSFGYLAEQLNITKAAIHYYFKNKTDLGIAICEHLEETFKQQQLYFEQHSELSAYQSLEKRIAFLSDGEICPAVSLQSDLNKYDEALQKKVIELAEVEYHTYVQILARKMDLEQAQILAQAHLASIKGARIYNRTLAIPFEQTILERVKKEINEVERT, encoded by the coding sequence ATGAATAAAAGAGAAGAAATCATTCAATTAGCTATTTCTTTTATAAAAAAATATAGCTTTCAAGAACTTAGTTTTGGTTATTTAGCGGAACAATTAAACATTACCAAAGCAGCGATTCATTATTACTTTAAAAACAAAACTGATTTAGGCATTGCTATCTGTGAACATTTAGAAGAAACGTTTAAGCAGCAACAACTTTATTTTGAGCAGCATTCAGAATTATCGGCATATCAATCACTTGAAAAACGCATTGCTTTTTTATCTGACGGAGAAATTTGTCCAGCAGTCAGCTTACAATCTGATTTAAATAAATACGATGAAGCCTTACAAAAAAAGGTCATTGAATTAGCCGAAGTCGAGTATCATACGTATGTCCAAATTTTAGCTAGAAAAATGGATTTAGAACAAGCCCAAATATTGGCACAAGCGCATTTAGCAAGTATCAAAGGTGCACGTATTTATAATCGAACGCTAGCAATTCCATTTGAGCAAACGATTTTGGAAAGAGTAAAAAAAGAAATTAATGAGGTGGAAAGAACATGA
- a CDS encoding SDR family NAD(P)-dependent oxidoreductase, producing MQNIVVTGGNRGLGYEIAQALSDQQNHIIIACRDVAHGNAVAKNFAGSSEVLELNLCSEQSITSFSEYLAHHYSQIDVLMNNAGIFDNSGQQLPFMGQHFSNVWVTNTLGPYLLTKQLTPLLERAQQPKCVFMSSVVGHHKRLNLQAVTEQGHSEMYGQSKYADLLLTELFSKKQPNWQVLAAHPGYSNTAIFDGRISGWKKQIIRHLTNRLGQSPKKGAQSAILAIKQDLPSGSYIGPKYLNELYGPPRVQHIQNYIHQEDLPLLNQFLNELSK from the coding sequence ATGCAGAATATTGTGGTGACTGGTGGCAATCGTGGATTAGGTTATGAAATTGCACAAGCTTTATCCGATCAACAAAATCATATAATTATCGCCTGTCGAGATGTGGCACATGGCAATGCAGTTGCCAAAAACTTCGCAGGCAGTTCGGAAGTTCTTGAGCTGAATTTGTGTTCAGAACAATCCATTACTTCTTTTTCAGAATATTTAGCACATCATTACTCGCAAATTGACGTATTAATGAATAATGCCGGAATCTTTGATAATTCTGGACAGCAACTTCCTTTTATGGGGCAACACTTTAGTAATGTATGGGTCACGAACACACTAGGACCATATTTATTAACCAAACAACTGACTCCTTTATTAGAGCGTGCGCAACAGCCTAAATGTGTTTTTATGAGTAGTGTTGTAGGTCATCACAAACGGTTGAATCTCCAAGCAGTCACAGAACAAGGACATTCAGAAATGTATGGACAAAGTAAATATGCAGATTTATTACTAACTGAGTTATTTTCGAAAAAACAACCAAATTGGCAAGTTCTGGCAGCTCATCCGGGTTATTCTAACACAGCCATTTTTGATGGTAGAATTTCTGGATGGAAAAAACAAATCATCCGTCACCTCACAAATCGACTGGGTCAATCGCCTAAAAAAGGAGCACAATCAGCTATTTTAGCCATCAAACAAGATTTGCCCTCTGGTAGCTATATTGGACCCAAATATTTAAATGAATTATACGGACCGCCTCGTGTGCAACACATTCAAAACTATATTCATCAAGAAGATTTGCCTTTACTCAACCAATTTCTTAATGAATTAAGTAAATAA
- a CDS encoding GGDEF domain-containing protein, which produces MEVSILADLSVLLIAVLFFFLIKSGETDYIEDSPRERLQYIFFVVIVGMLLLQFSVVVQGARYDYRFLLYALTIKYIGPKVALPSIVIISMVRFFWGTGIAACTSLLYGTILVLTISSVSRVLKKFSNDFVHLLLLVFYTLFVGASINLIVHGNFFKDSQMYLILIISSCMMIGIFLWIIQKIQNIREESELDFLTQLKNSRKFYLDIARLKEEKDYYLCILDIDFFKKINDSFGHQSGDDLLKKISLLFHQQESAKIRFYRIGGEEFACLVEECSCDETYDLMETIRQSVQQINTNLQDEHGETVTVTISIGMTKLANVTAIHQSIHQADEALYLAKNSGRNCVKVYSV; this is translated from the coding sequence ATGGAAGTAAGTATATTGGCAGATTTATCAGTCTTACTGATAGCTGTTTTATTTTTCTTTCTGATAAAAAGTGGAGAAACAGATTATATTGAAGACTCTCCTAGAGAACGACTACAATATATATTTTTTGTCGTAATTGTAGGAATGTTGTTGCTTCAATTTTCAGTAGTGGTACAAGGTGCACGTTATGATTACCGATTTCTACTGTACGCATTGACGATTAAATATATTGGACCAAAAGTCGCATTACCGAGTATAGTCATTATTAGTATGGTGCGCTTCTTTTGGGGAACGGGTATTGCGGCATGTACGTCATTGTTATATGGGACTATTTTAGTTTTAACAATTTCTAGTGTAAGCCGAGTATTAAAAAAGTTTTCAAATGATTTTGTCCATCTATTACTGCTGGTTTTTTACACATTATTTGTTGGCGCAAGTATCAATTTAATTGTACATGGCAATTTTTTTAAAGATAGTCAAATGTACCTCATTTTAATTATTTCAAGTTGTATGATGATTGGTATTTTCTTATGGATTATCCAAAAAATTCAAAACATTCGCGAAGAATCAGAATTGGATTTTTTGACACAATTAAAAAATAGTCGGAAATTTTACTTAGATATTGCGAGACTGAAAGAAGAAAAAGACTATTACTTGTGTATACTTGATATTGACTTCTTTAAAAAAATCAATGACTCATTTGGACATCAATCTGGTGATGATCTATTAAAGAAAATTTCTCTACTATTTCATCAGCAAGAATCTGCAAAAATTAGATTTTATCGCATCGGTGGAGAAGAATTTGCTTGTTTAGTCGAAGAATGTTCATGCGATGAGACTTATGATTTAATGGAAACTATTCGGCAATCTGTACAACAAATAAATACGAACTTACAGGATGAACATGGTGAGACCGTCACCGTTACGATATCGATAGGGATGACTAAACTAGCGAATGTCACTGCCATTCATCAATCCATCCATCAAGCTGACGAAGCGTTGTATCTTGCTAAAAATTCTGGAAGAAATTGTGTGAAGGTATATTCTGTGTAA
- a CDS encoding MFS transporter — translation MYINFLLAGLAWAAINVNSLPMILEMSDSKNIGKYTGLYFTFALLAQIIPPILSGILFDYLGYKILFPYVTFFAFLAFITMSQVKHGDSLPASKE, via the coding sequence ATGTACATTAATTTTCTGTTGGCTGGTTTAGCTTGGGCAGCAATCAATGTGAACTCATTGCCCATGATATTGGAGATGTCTGATAGTAAAAATATTGGTAAATATACTGGATTGTATTTTACTTTTGCGCTGTTGGCTCAAATTATTCCGCCAATTTTATCTGGAATACTTTTTGATTATTTGGGGTATAAAATCTTATTTCCATATGTAACGTTTTTTGCTTTCTTAGCATTTATTACAATGTCGCAGGTGAAACACGGCGATTCTTTACCTGCGAGTAAGGAATAA